The Dunckerocampus dactyliophorus isolate RoL2022-P2 chromosome 14, RoL_Ddac_1.1, whole genome shotgun sequence genome includes the window tttgcatTCGATTTCAAttaaatttcatctgcagatgataaagtgaatttatatcctacataacTTTTATCtggtcctgaagctccgatccatgagtttgaaaggcttaaagttggacttcaCTTTTCTgtacatgaatgaaaatacacccgatatcatgtgaaaaaaaaagggacgGCAAGGGACGGCAAGCACTTCATTCATCCTGGGTGCATGTCTTTAAAGCCTCAAACCTTACATAATGTCttgtgtaaaaatgtcaacatgccATTGTCTTGTGTCCAGCCAAGAAAGCGTCCAAGTTTCGGGACTGGCTGGACTGCAGCAGCCTGGAGCTGAAACCAAACAGTGTTGCCATGGAGATCCTGGCCTACCTGGCCTATGAGACCGTCGCTCAGGTGACCACTTCTTTAATAGAAAGATACATCCAGACTCTATATTAGATGtacataaaaatgcatatttgtgaTACTCTAAACCCTATAATATGCTCCTCAAAGTCATTAGACATCAAATTACACAACAAGAAACAATTCCTGGCAGACGGTACTCACAAAACAGGCAGTTACACGtcacgtcttgtcaaagcatcttcttgctggaaaatgtgaagtgaattgacttgtgagacagcgccctctgctggattcacagCTGCAGTACTCTTTTCCCCCTGCAGAGAGCACCGTCAAACCACtttccattttaaaaaaacaaccaaaaaaataattttactagggatgtcctgatcagGGTttaatgctgccgattccgataccgatcatccaggtcTGAAATCAACCGATATCGTTCACatggtttaataaaaaaaaaaaaaaatggggggagtcaggacaattccaaggtcgcTTGACTGCCAGGTGACCCAAAAAATAGGAGAGTACTCATAAAATTACTAATTAATAaggaggggggggggcaaaagggtttttttttccatgggacTCCTGGCTACACTACTGGTAGTTAAACTCGACTTTTGCGATCAGCGTtggaaggcatttatcggcatatgccgatcacgtgacttttcacggaaatcggccgatactgatggGTGGCCGACAGATGGAAGCACCCTCTAATTTTGAGCATTTAAAGCAGAGATCTACTGTACTTATTTGACATGTTCATCTCTCCTCCTCCAGATTGTGGACCTGTCTCTGCTGGTGAAGCAGGAAATGGTGGCAAAGACCAATCCTGTCAGTCATGTGATCTCTGCCAGCCACATCcactacaacacacacaccgaggtacacacacacacacacacagacacacacacacacacacacactctctctctctctcccctccacctctttttaaaaagtaaatgacTGTTTTCCTTCTCCTTACTAGGTCAAGAAGGAAACAGACTCCCCTGAAGCCACACCCCCCTCCACTCCAGGCTCCTCCCACTCTTCCAAGCCCCTCCTCCAAGGTAATGGCAGTCTGGATGGTCGAGCACGGCAGCGGAAACGCAAGAAGGTTTGATTCCTAGATCTCTGCACGTACCGAATACCAAAAAAGTGAAGTTTGATGGCTTTAATGtgttaaatttgtttttttagagcTGCCCGGCCTCAGTGGAACCTCCCAGCGGAGCCATCCAGCCTTGTCACATTCGAGAGGCCATCAGAAGATACCACTACAGACACACGGTAAGTACACACACTTGTTCTTGGAATTTGTGTCCTTTTAAACTCACTTGAATGTCTTCCTTCCATCAGAGTGCCTACAGGAGGAGTGGGATGGTCTTCCTCGTCTGCTGATGCTTCGACTGAAGACTCACTTCCACTCATTGGAGTTAAGAGTTAGTTAGTTCTTACAACAGGTAGCATTGCTCAAATAAACTTCATTGGTCACTAACACGGAGACATTGTCATTAACTGGGTACTTCAGAGCGCTGTTAGCTTTGGCATCTCTCGCCATGACTATCTTTCCGAATCGACTTCTCACTCTCGCTCCATCTGACGCCCCACGTCTTCCCGCAACacctaaaaaacaaacatggttGATTCGAATTGCTTTCTTTTCAAGCATTCCAGTGATGCTGAGTGACTGACCTCAAGTCTTCTTGCTTCTTCAGCTGACTGAAGGTCTGCAGGTCTGTGGCCGCCTGCTCCACCTAGTGGACAAAACAAGTACAACAGATGATTGCTTTAGTGTTCACCTTTTTTCAGTTGgtataaaaatatgtaaatgatcttctctttcttttccttctttCTTATCATCAGTAAACATgatcatttgaaacattttattcatgGTACTACTTTACAAATCCCTTCATGATAGTTTGCAATGGATGGCATCAATCTGTCAGCTACCACTGAGCAGTTTGAAGGTGAGTGAGTCGAGATTTCCGCATGCTTCAAGTCCGTTTCTTGGATCGAGGTGGGTAATCCAGTCtgcttttgtaattttttttaatttttttaccacccctgtcctgtccagcctttaaggcagatagaattgtagatctaaatgccctcaagtgctcaacagatttactctgccagggagaagtgtgatatacacttcccctgttatacagaatttatttaactttgatgcttgttactAAGCAAATTTGGaacgaccggagcaggaggggacagagaagaagagaaaagaaaacgatGGAGACAAAGATAGAGAcaaagacaacagcagcaacaacaattgtgacaagaacagaacaacagaaacatacaggactacatcagcaaataaatgtctgtgacgactataaagaccctgacggaaaggacaaaataatatcaacaaccacgatgacaatgctgcattgaaacagtcacacatgatagtagtcatgaaatgatgaactatgatagtgatcacaatgacaatactgcattgaaacagtcacacataatagtcatgaaaaggtaatattactaaTGATATAGgaactacatgtacgtgtatacatatatacagtatatgcgtatgtatgtaaatatgagtttggatgcagtagtaatattaagcgaggataattaatgaaaaaactaataaaaatgatataataaaacataatgataaatgttatttacctttgaagaggagtggtcgagcatactcgtggtggaggaggagttattgaaaaaaaggacaaatggtcgtcgtcgttagactcttctaaaagaggtagtgttctgtgggtggtgtagaattaagcaggcctattaactctttataaactttaatcacacgctctgtccaggttgtatcatccagctacaatttagctttccatttagctttctttcCCCAGGGCTTcctgtacctgttggtcccattagcagtgtcacagtgccctctactggtcaagcatgtagcagtataaatgatggagttacagtactaaaaggcaaaatacatgaaaaaatagaccagtcggcttgtgttcgtatctccgaaagtttgcatgtcggatgttcgtaaggtggggacctagtgtatatacacacagtatatacaaaaacaaagatgagGATTTAAGATAGAATTGTATTA containing:
- the supt3h gene encoding transcription initiation protein SPT3 homolog isoform X2 → MRRDKRKVSRLLKYLQFRDYKSKLLKTLEDDDTQQDAGSVAGGNQRRQRLAQDYLVWLDHTGELLSLTDRQEMDPVKQERLERIERNTRAMDQAQYSEFCESRQLSFAKKASKFRDWLDCSSLELKPNSVAMEILAYLAYETVAQIVDLSLLVKQEMVAKTNPVSHVISASHIHYNTHTEVKKETDSPEATPPSTPGSSHSSKPLLQGNGSLDGRARQRKRKKSCPASVEPPSGAIQPCHIREAIRRYHYRHTSAYRRSGMVFLVC